The Candidatus Palauibacter soopunensis genome includes a region encoding these proteins:
- a CDS encoding bleomycin resistance family protein, whose amino-acid sequence MAWIAKGLTPILNVSDLQESFAWFERLGWKKSWDWGDPPDFGGVTAGECQIFLCQNGQGGRGRSTVARTFGPDGDDGADKGVWMSVWVDDVDAVHRRCVEQGLEVTWPPTDMPWGVREMHVRHPDGHVFRISRGIDLD is encoded by the coding sequence ATGGCCTGGATCGCCAAGGGGCTGACGCCGATCCTGAACGTCTCGGACCTCCAGGAGAGCTTCGCGTGGTTCGAGCGGCTGGGCTGGAAGAAGAGCTGGGATTGGGGTGATCCGCCGGACTTCGGCGGCGTCACCGCCGGGGAGTGCCAGATCTTCCTGTGCCAGAACGGTCAGGGCGGCCGAGGCCGGAGCACCGTCGCGAGGACGTTCGGCCCGGACGGCGACGACGGAGCCGACAAGGGCGTCTGGATGTCGGTCTGGGTGGACGACGTCGACGCAGTGCACCGGCGGTGCGTGGAGCAGGGCCTCGAAGTCACGTGGCCGCCCACGGACATGCCGTGGGGCGTGCGCGAGATGCACGTACGCCATCCCGACGGTCACGTGTTCCGCATCAGCCGGGGGATCGACCTGGACTAG
- a CDS encoding NAD(P)/FAD-dependent oxidoreductase, with amino-acid sequence MRSRACDVVVIGAGHNGLVAAAYLARAGLRVVVVERGETAGGCAATEEVWPGYRVDTGAHSLTGIDPRVMRELDLAGAGLEVLSPDPCVVSPQPAGDALVLEADSGRTADLIRPFSARDAARWPDFVDAMSRAGRALGVLYRTLPPRLAGADRGDLWELLRLGAKMNRLGRRDALELMRLIPMTVEELLYEWFESDALKGALAADGVRGICQGPLASGTGYMFLHHLVGAGGVVRRRRQVRRGMGALGAALQRAAVAAGAEIRLGHEAASIRVEDGRATGIILAGGGEITASRVISSADPGRTLLGLVDPGELAPEVVRALDNIKYRGVVAKVHLALGEPPRLRPGGDAARAALLAGAAITVAPSIHYIERAYDDAKYGHPSKRPVLDAVLTTALDPSLAPEGRHLLSVAAQYAPFRLADGSWNDERREALGDTVIATLAEHIPNLEAAILHRHVLTPADLADRFALPEGNIHHGEMTLDQVFFGRPVAGWARYRTPIEGLYLCGAGTHPGGGLNGRPGALAAARILRDRKRRKD; translated from the coding sequence GTGAGGTCTCGGGCCTGCGACGTCGTCGTCATCGGGGCGGGGCACAACGGGCTCGTCGCGGCCGCGTATCTGGCGCGGGCCGGGCTCCGGGTGGTCGTCGTCGAACGGGGCGAGACCGCGGGAGGGTGCGCCGCGACGGAGGAGGTGTGGCCCGGGTATCGCGTGGACACCGGCGCGCACAGCCTGACCGGGATCGATCCGCGCGTCATGAGAGAGCTGGACCTGGCAGGAGCGGGCCTCGAGGTCCTGTCCCCGGATCCCTGTGTCGTCTCGCCGCAGCCGGCGGGAGACGCCCTCGTCCTGGAGGCGGACTCGGGGCGGACAGCGGATCTGATTCGGCCCTTTTCGGCGCGGGACGCCGCTCGCTGGCCGGATTTCGTGGACGCGATGTCGCGGGCCGGGCGCGCGCTCGGCGTCCTGTACCGCACTCTTCCTCCGCGACTCGCGGGCGCGGACCGTGGCGATCTTTGGGAGCTGCTCCGACTCGGCGCCAAGATGAACCGCCTGGGACGGCGGGATGCTCTCGAACTGATGCGGCTCATCCCGATGACGGTGGAGGAACTGCTCTACGAGTGGTTCGAGAGCGATGCGCTCAAGGGCGCGCTCGCGGCGGATGGCGTGCGGGGGATCTGCCAGGGGCCGCTGGCCTCGGGTACCGGCTACATGTTCCTCCACCACCTGGTGGGCGCGGGCGGTGTCGTGCGGCGAAGGCGGCAGGTGCGCCGCGGGATGGGCGCGCTGGGCGCCGCTCTTCAGCGCGCCGCCGTCGCGGCGGGCGCGGAGATTCGCCTCGGCCACGAGGCGGCCTCGATCCGCGTCGAAGATGGGCGCGCGACCGGCATCATCCTCGCCGGGGGCGGCGAGATCACGGCATCCCGCGTCATCTCGTCCGCCGATCCCGGCCGCACGCTGCTCGGCCTCGTCGACCCCGGCGAACTGGCCCCCGAGGTCGTGCGCGCGCTGGACAACATCAAGTACAGGGGCGTCGTCGCGAAGGTGCACCTCGCGCTGGGCGAGCCTCCGCGCCTGCGCCCCGGCGGCGACGCGGCCCGGGCCGCCCTGCTTGCCGGCGCCGCCATCACGGTCGCGCCGAGCATCCACTACATCGAGCGCGCATACGACGATGCGAAGTACGGCCATCCCTCGAAACGGCCAGTCCTCGATGCCGTCCTCACGACGGCGCTCGATCCGTCGCTCGCGCCGGAAGGGCGTCACCTCCTGTCCGTAGCGGCCCAGTACGCTCCCTTCCGACTCGCCGACGGCTCATGGAATGACGAGCGCCGTGAGGCGCTGGGGGACACAGTCATCGCGACGCTGGCGGAGCACATCCCCAACCTCGAGGCGGCGATCCTGCACCGGCACGTGCTGACGCCGGCCGATCTCGCCGACCGCTTCGCGCTTCCGGAGGGGAACATCCACCACGGCGAGATGACGCTCGACCAGGTCTTCTTCGGACGCCCGGTCGCGGGCTGGGCCCGATACCGGACCCCGATCGAGGGCCTCTACCTGTGCGGGGCCGGCACCCACCCCGGCGGCGGACTCAACGGCCGCCCCGGCGCCCTCGCCGCCGCCCGCATCCTCCGCGACAGGAAGCGACGGAAAGACTAG
- a CDS encoding NAD(P)/FAD-dependent oxidoreductase → MTTANTYDAIIIGGGHNGLINAAYLARAGLRVVVLERRHLVGGAAVTEEIFPGFKYSVASYVVSLLRPEIIRDLQLARHGLEILPLESTVTPLPNGDYLGRWADHDQTRRDLYRHSPKDAEAYDDFATLMYQLAWAVKPLLGVVPPDPLSPGLRDLKTLLMLGRHARGLDEQQFHALFKLGTMSAADYLDEWFESDVLKATMSASGIIGTFLGPRSPGTAYVLLHHYMGEIDGVFRAWGFARGGNGMVSESIASSARSHGAEIRTGATVERVLTRNGRALGVVLDDGEELTAKTVVSGVDPKRTFLGLLDPEELPDDLVEAIRRFRIRGSSGKVNLSLSEAPHFSCLPGGGPHLRGAFSISPSMDYLECAYDDAKYGGFSRRPYMDIVIPSMIDPGMAPPGRHVMSIFVQYAAFDIEGGWDDAKREAFGDAVVDTLSEYVPNLRDAILHRQVLTPLDMQEQLGLTEGNIFHGELTPQQLFFFRPSPAWADYRTPVRGFYQCGSGTHPGGGVCGASGRLAAMEILRDLRRRPRGGWADRGRRA, encoded by the coding sequence GTGACGACCGCCAATACGTACGACGCGATCATCATCGGGGGCGGCCACAACGGCCTCATCAACGCCGCCTACCTCGCCCGGGCGGGACTTCGCGTGGTCGTCCTCGAACGCCGGCACCTAGTGGGCGGAGCCGCGGTGACGGAAGAGATCTTCCCGGGCTTCAAGTATTCTGTCGCTTCCTACGTCGTGAGCCTGCTGAGGCCCGAGATCATCCGCGACCTGCAACTCGCGCGGCACGGGCTGGAGATCCTCCCCCTCGAGAGCACGGTCACGCCGCTCCCGAACGGCGACTACCTCGGACGCTGGGCCGACCACGACCAGACGCGACGCGACCTCTATCGTCATTCCCCGAAGGACGCCGAGGCGTACGACGATTTTGCGACGCTCATGTACCAGCTCGCGTGGGCCGTGAAGCCTCTCCTCGGCGTCGTGCCGCCCGACCCGCTCTCTCCCGGGCTGCGCGATCTGAAGACGCTGCTCATGCTGGGACGGCACGCGCGCGGCCTCGACGAACAACAGTTCCACGCGCTTTTCAAGCTGGGGACGATGAGCGCGGCGGATTATCTGGATGAGTGGTTCGAGTCGGATGTGCTCAAGGCGACGATGTCCGCGAGCGGGATCATCGGGACCTTCCTCGGCCCTCGGTCTCCAGGGACGGCGTACGTCCTCCTCCACCACTACATGGGGGAGATCGACGGAGTGTTCCGGGCGTGGGGATTCGCCAGGGGCGGGAACGGGATGGTCAGCGAGTCCATTGCCTCCTCGGCCAGATCCCATGGGGCGGAGATCCGGACCGGGGCCACGGTCGAGCGTGTGCTCACGAGGAACGGGCGGGCTCTCGGGGTCGTCCTCGACGACGGCGAGGAACTCACGGCGAAGACGGTCGTGTCGGGGGTCGATCCGAAGCGCACCTTCCTCGGCCTGCTCGACCCGGAAGAGCTGCCGGACGATCTCGTGGAGGCGATCCGGCGCTTCCGGATCCGCGGCTCCTCGGGGAAGGTCAACCTCTCGCTCTCGGAGGCGCCGCACTTCTCCTGCCTGCCGGGCGGGGGGCCGCACCTGCGGGGCGCCTTCTCCATCAGTCCGAGCATGGACTACCTGGAGTGCGCCTACGACGACGCGAAGTACGGAGGATTTTCGCGGCGGCCGTACATGGACATCGTGATTCCGTCCATGATCGACCCCGGGATGGCCCCGCCGGGACGGCACGTGATGTCGATCTTCGTCCAGTATGCCGCCTTCGACATCGAGGGCGGCTGGGACGACGCGAAGCGGGAGGCGTTCGGGGACGCGGTCGTCGACACGCTCTCGGAGTACGTCCCGAACCTCCGGGACGCCATCCTCCACCGGCAGGTGCTCACGCCGCTGGACATGCAGGAGCAACTGGGGCTCACCGAGGGCAACATCTTCCACGGCGAGCTGACGCCGCAGCAGCTCTTCTTCTTCCGTCCGTCGCCCGCCTGGGCCGATTACCGAACGCCCGTGCGCGGCTTCTACCAGTGCGGCTCGGGCACGCATCCGGGAGGCGGGGTGTGCGGCGCCTCGGGGCGGCTCGCCGCGATGGAGATCCTCCGGGACCTGCGGCGGCGGCCGCGGGGCGGGTGGGCGGACCGGGGACGCCGGGCGTGA
- a CDS encoding aminomethyltransferase family protein — MPVPSVVRGTPFHERTGPLCLTGNWRRWAGHLSASSYEPTHEHEYQAIRSACALIDVSPLYKYRLSGPGAATLANRVVTRDVDRQDVGQVYYTPWCDAAGKVRDDGTLHRLGASDFRLTSAEPTLRWLHENARGLDVDIEEETEQVAALALQGPRSRDLLGRVTDGDVAGLRYFRVMSARIAGIAADISRTGYTGDLGYEIWVGAADAIPLWDALTAAGEPFGLAPAGMLALDMARLEAGLLLVDVDFIPAHRAIIEDRKSSPYELGLGWTVALEASNFVGRAALRAERARPAAWRFRGIALDWGSLEAAYATAGLPPQLPGTTLRDSVPLYAGGRQVGYATSRGWSPTLKTYLGLAHLEAESAAVGTELEIEVTVEHRRRRARATVAKTPFFDPERKRAIP; from the coding sequence GTGCCAGTGCCTTCCGTCGTCCGGGGAACGCCCTTTCACGAACGAACCGGTCCGCTCTGCCTGACCGGCAACTGGCGGCGCTGGGCCGGGCATCTCTCGGCGAGTTCGTACGAGCCGACCCACGAGCACGAGTACCAGGCCATCCGCTCGGCGTGTGCGCTCATCGATGTCTCGCCGCTCTACAAGTACCGGCTCTCGGGGCCGGGCGCGGCCACGCTCGCGAACCGCGTCGTCACCCGCGATGTGGACCGGCAGGACGTGGGTCAGGTGTACTACACGCCCTGGTGCGACGCGGCCGGGAAGGTGCGGGACGACGGCACCCTGCACCGGCTCGGCGCGTCCGATTTCCGCCTTACGTCCGCCGAGCCGACGCTGAGGTGGCTGCACGAGAACGCCCGCGGACTCGACGTGGACATCGAGGAGGAGACGGAACAGGTGGCCGCGCTCGCGCTCCAGGGGCCCCGCTCGCGCGACCTTCTCGGACGCGTCACCGACGGGGACGTGGCGGGACTCCGTTATTTCCGCGTGATGTCGGCGCGGATCGCCGGGATCGCCGCGGACATCTCGCGCACCGGCTACACCGGCGACCTCGGCTACGAGATCTGGGTGGGCGCCGCGGACGCGATCCCGCTGTGGGACGCCCTCACGGCGGCCGGTGAGCCGTTCGGCTTGGCGCCGGCGGGCATGCTCGCGCTGGACATGGCGCGCCTCGAGGCCGGCCTGCTCCTGGTCGATGTCGATTTCATCCCGGCCCACCGTGCAATCATCGAGGACCGGAAGTCCTCTCCGTACGAACTCGGCCTCGGCTGGACCGTGGCGCTCGAGGCGTCGAACTTCGTCGGCCGGGCGGCCCTCCGCGCCGAACGGGCCCGCCCTGCCGCCTGGCGCTTTCGCGGGATCGCCCTCGACTGGGGGTCGCTTGAAGCGGCGTACGCGACCGCGGGCCTCCCCCCGCAACTCCCCGGCACGACCCTGCGCGACAGCGTGCCGCTGTACGCGGGCGGGCGACAGGTCGGATACGCCACCAGCCGGGGCTGGTCGCCGACCCTCAAGACCTACCTGGGACTGGCGCACCTCGAAGCGGAGTCCGCGGCCGTCGGAACCGAACTCGAGATCGAGGTGACCGTCGAGCACCGGCGGCGCCGGGCCCGGGCCACCGTGGCGAAGACCCCGTTCTTCGACCCGGAGCGGAAGCGGGCGATCCCGTGA
- a CDS encoding PQQ-binding-like beta-propeller repeat protein, whose protein sequence is MKGSHRCSSRLGSLVLLGAGLGAGPFALAAQSGTADGEWRYWAGDAGSTRYAPLDQINASNVGDLEIAWRWQARNFGPSPEGYYRVTPLYANGTLYATAGFRRAAVAIDPETGETLWMYRLDEGERGRNAPRGNSGRGVGYWTDGIEERVLLITPAYHMVSLDAKTGLPDPAFGEDGIVDLKLGLGRELDLVNDRIGSSSPPVVVGDVIVVGAALPQGGRPPTKEMPPGHVRGFDARTGEQLWTFHTIPQPGDPGHETWEDGSWDYTGNAAVWTPFTADLDLGYVYLPVEAGTGDYYGGHRPGDNLYSQSLVCVDASTGEVVWYFQTVHHGIWDFDPPAAPVLMDITVDGREIGAVAQVTKQAFTYVFDRVTGEPVWPIEERPVPAGDVPGEWYAPTQPFPTLPEPFDMQGATEDDLIDLTPELKAEALEIAKNLTLGELFTPPTVLVEGGNQGTLITPGSLGGANWPGAAYDPETQRLFVGSATRGSVIGLVNDPESSNMRYIAGRPRGVGGPQGLPILKPPWGRITALDMKTGRKVWQVANDHTPSFVEEHPALEGVDVPRTGRPSRAGLLATSTLLFAGTGGGTMSADLTGLLRAHDKETGEILAEIELPSHQTGVPMTYMHDGQQYIVAAVAGRGVSGELVALRLPG, encoded by the coding sequence ATGAAGGGAAGCCACAGGTGTTCCAGCCGGTTGGGCAGTCTGGTCCTGCTCGGCGCGGGACTCGGCGCCGGGCCTTTCGCGCTGGCCGCGCAGTCCGGTACGGCGGACGGAGAATGGCGCTACTGGGCCGGAGATGCCGGGTCCACGCGCTACGCGCCGCTCGACCAGATCAACGCCTCGAATGTCGGGGACCTGGAGATCGCGTGGCGCTGGCAGGCGCGCAACTTCGGTCCGAGCCCCGAGGGCTACTACCGCGTGACCCCGCTGTACGCGAACGGGACCCTCTATGCGACGGCGGGATTCCGGCGGGCGGCGGTGGCGATCGATCCGGAGACGGGGGAGACGCTCTGGATGTATCGGCTCGACGAGGGCGAACGCGGCCGGAACGCGCCGCGCGGCAACTCCGGGCGCGGCGTCGGTTACTGGACGGATGGCATCGAAGAACGGGTGCTTCTCATCACTCCCGCCTATCACATGGTCTCGCTGGACGCGAAAACCGGCCTTCCCGACCCGGCGTTCGGCGAGGACGGGATCGTGGATCTCAAGCTGGGACTCGGGCGGGAACTGGATCTGGTAAACGACCGCATCGGCTCGAGTTCTCCCCCCGTCGTCGTCGGGGATGTGATCGTCGTCGGGGCCGCGCTGCCGCAGGGGGGACGTCCTCCGACCAAGGAGATGCCACCGGGGCACGTACGGGGGTTTGACGCGCGGACGGGCGAGCAGCTGTGGACCTTCCACACGATCCCCCAGCCGGGCGATCCCGGCCACGAGACGTGGGAAGACGGATCCTGGGACTACACCGGCAACGCCGCCGTCTGGACGCCGTTCACCGCCGATCTCGACCTGGGCTACGTCTATCTGCCGGTGGAGGCGGGGACGGGCGACTACTACGGGGGCCATCGCCCCGGCGACAACCTCTACTCGCAGAGCCTCGTGTGCGTGGACGCGAGCACGGGCGAGGTCGTGTGGTACTTCCAGACCGTGCATCACGGAATCTGGGACTTCGATCCGCCGGCGGCGCCCGTTCTGATGGACATCACGGTGGACGGGCGGGAGATCGGGGCCGTGGCGCAGGTGACGAAGCAGGCCTTCACCTACGTGTTCGACCGCGTGACCGGCGAGCCCGTGTGGCCCATCGAGGAACGGCCCGTGCCCGCCGGCGACGTGCCGGGGGAATGGTATGCGCCCACGCAGCCCTTTCCGACGCTCCCCGAGCCGTTCGACATGCAGGGTGCGACCGAGGACGACCTGATCGACCTCACGCCGGAACTGAAGGCGGAGGCGCTCGAGATCGCGAAGAACCTCACGCTCGGCGAGTTGTTCACGCCGCCGACCGTACTCGTCGAGGGGGGGAACCAGGGAACGCTCATCACGCCCGGCAGCCTTGGCGGGGCGAACTGGCCCGGAGCGGCGTACGACCCGGAGACGCAGCGGCTCTTCGTGGGGTCCGCGACGCGCGGCTCCGTGATCGGGCTGGTGAACGATCCCGAATCGTCCAACATGCGCTACATCGCGGGACGTCCTCGTGGCGTCGGCGGCCCGCAGGGCCTGCCGATCCTGAAGCCGCCGTGGGGACGGATCACGGCGCTCGACATGAAGACGGGCCGGAAGGTGTGGCAAGTCGCGAACGACCACACACCGTCGTTCGTGGAAGAACACCCGGCGCTCGAAGGCGTCGACGTCCCGCGCACGGGTCGGCCCAGCAGGGCGGGCCTCCTCGCGACGAGCACGCTGCTCTTCGCGGGAACGGGCGGGGGGACGATGTCGGCGGACCTCACCGGTCTGCTGCGCGCACACGACAAGGAGACCGGCGAGATCCTGGCCGAAATCGAACTGCCGTCGCACCAGACCGGCGTCCCGATGACGTACATGCACGACGGACAGCAGTACATCGTCGCCGCCGTCGCGGGGCGCGGCGTGTCCGGGGAACTCGTCGCTCTGCGGCTGCCGGGCTAG
- a CDS encoding carbohydrate-binding family 9-like protein yields the protein MPPAHLSLVLLTAFAAPGTPAVAPSAAQMPAAVREYHAPPAVSPPAIDGSLDDDAWRAAPWTEPFVDIRGEGWRDPHLGTRAKIVWDERFLYVGAELEEPHLWATLADRDAILYREHNFEVFIDPDGDGLAYYELEINALGTEFDLFLDKPYRQKGRADIAWDIEGLSTAVRLEGTLNDPSDEDTGWSVEIAIPLSALRPPGAPADAAVPPPRPGDVWRVNFSRVEWPLVVVDGQYRKRREPVDWSDHPEDNWVWSPQGEIDMHMPEKWGVVRFVADREVSP from the coding sequence GTGCCGCCCGCCCATCTGTCGCTCGTTCTCCTGACCGCGTTCGCCGCGCCGGGGACTCCGGCGGTCGCGCCTTCGGCGGCCCAAATGCCGGCCGCAGTGCGCGAATACCACGCCCCGCCCGCCGTCTCCCCGCCCGCAATCGACGGATCGCTGGACGACGACGCCTGGCGCGCCGCGCCGTGGACGGAGCCCTTCGTCGACATTCGAGGCGAAGGCTGGCGCGATCCCCACCTCGGGACGCGCGCGAAGATCGTGTGGGATGAACGCTTCCTCTACGTGGGCGCCGAACTCGAGGAACCTCACCTCTGGGCGACGCTGGCCGACCGCGACGCGATCCTCTACCGGGAACACAACTTCGAGGTCTTCATCGACCCGGACGGCGACGGTCTCGCCTACTACGAACTCGAGATCAACGCGCTCGGGACCGAGTTCGATCTCTTCCTCGACAAGCCCTACCGGCAAAAAGGAAGGGCCGACATCGCCTGGGACATCGAAGGCCTGAGCACCGCGGTGCGTCTCGAGGGCACGCTGAACGATCCCTCCGACGAAGACACTGGCTGGTCGGTCGAGATCGCGATTCCCTTGTCGGCGCTGCGCCCCCCCGGCGCACCCGCGGACGCCGCGGTCCCGCCCCCGCGGCCCGGCGACGTGTGGCGCGTGAACTTCTCGCGCGTGGAGTGGCCGCTCGTGGTCGTGGACGGGCAGTACCGGAAGCGGCGCGAACCCGTGGACTGGAGCGACCATCCCGAAGACAACTGGGTCTGGTCGCCGCAGGGTGAGATCGACATGCACATGCCGGAGAAGTGGGGCGTGGTGCGCTTCGTCGCCGACAGGGAGGTCTCCCCGTGA
- a CDS encoding S9 family peptidase, producing the protein MSRRILGLGILAVLVSAAPLSGQRRAMTIVDLIDIPGLADPRISPDGSEVLYVRTDTDWEANGTVSHIWRVAMDGSRTTRMTNGEGGESSPRWSPDGSRIAFVANRHDTEHSQVFVMPTRGGEAGAVSEHPTPVGSISWSGDGAWIYFMAVDEKSEAEKAREAVNDNVFRYEEDKRPTGLWRVSSEGGAAERVTEAGLMVRGYSTSRDGTLLLVQLAPTALYDDLLNSELWVMGPDGTGARRITDNHVGEVGASLSPDNRHALFVANTNDELSDFYFNQRLFVVPTDGGDPVSVVPGGSFDVNAAVWSRDGRSIYFRANTGVRQQIYSVPADASDAARAEAVSEGDHSVGAWDYHPSSGTHLYSVSSATNAGDLWVSAGSGPLQVTHLFDYLAEEFLLPRIEAVQYAGEDGVEVEGLIFYPIDYREGERYPLVVQTHGGPPSSDKFRFARSSNYETVLAARGWFVFKPNYRGSTGYGDDFLRNMIGNYFDQAHKDVMAGVDYLVDRGLVDGDRMAKMGWSAGGHMTNKIITYTDRFKAASSGAGAVNWMSMYAQSDVRIYRTPWFGGTPWSEDAPIEQYMADSPLFDLHRVVTPTLVLVGENDERVPMPQSVELYQGLKHNGVPTHLYVAPEQGHGWVELQQRLFKANVELDWYYRWVLDEEYEWETSPVHPDRKAAVTTAGG; encoded by the coding sequence ATGTCTCGCCGCATCCTCGGACTCGGAATCCTCGCCGTTCTCGTCTCCGCCGCTCCCCTCTCCGGCCAGCGCCGCGCCATGACGATCGTGGACCTGATCGACATCCCCGGTCTCGCCGATCCCCGGATATCGCCCGACGGATCGGAGGTGCTGTACGTGAGGACGGACACCGATTGGGAAGCCAACGGCACGGTCTCCCACATCTGGCGCGTCGCGATGGACGGCTCCCGCACGACGCGCATGACGAACGGCGAGGGCGGCGAATCGAGCCCGCGCTGGTCGCCCGACGGCTCGCGCATCGCCTTCGTCGCGAACCGGCACGACACGGAGCACAGCCAGGTGTTCGTGATGCCGACCCGCGGCGGCGAGGCCGGCGCCGTGAGCGAACACCCGACGCCCGTGGGTTCGATCTCGTGGTCCGGCGATGGCGCCTGGATCTACTTCATGGCGGTCGACGAGAAGTCGGAGGCCGAGAAGGCGCGCGAAGCGGTCAACGACAACGTGTTTCGCTATGAAGAGGACAAGCGCCCGACCGGACTGTGGCGCGTTTCGAGCGAAGGTGGCGCGGCGGAGCGCGTGACGGAGGCCGGCCTGATGGTCCGAGGGTACTCGACCTCGCGCGACGGTACGCTCCTCCTCGTGCAGTTGGCGCCGACCGCCCTCTACGACGACCTGCTCAACTCGGAACTGTGGGTGATGGGCCCGGACGGAACGGGCGCCCGCCGGATCACCGACAATCACGTGGGAGAGGTCGGCGCATCGCTCTCGCCGGACAACCGCCACGCGCTCTTCGTCGCGAACACGAACGACGAACTGAGCGACTTCTACTTCAACCAGCGCCTCTTCGTCGTCCCGACCGATGGCGGCGACCCGGTCTCCGTGGTGCCCGGCGGAAGCTTCGACGTGAACGCCGCCGTGTGGTCGCGCGACGGCCGCTCGATCTACTTCCGCGCCAATACGGGCGTTCGCCAGCAGATCTACTCCGTGCCCGCCGACGCCTCGGATGCGGCGCGCGCCGAAGCCGTCAGCGAAGGAGATCACTCGGTCGGCGCCTGGGACTACCACCCCTCATCCGGCACGCACCTCTATTCCGTCAGCAGCGCGACCAACGCGGGGGACCTGTGGGTGTCGGCCGGGTCCGGGCCACTGCAGGTCACGCACCTCTTCGACTACCTCGCCGAAGAGTTCCTCCTGCCACGCATCGAAGCCGTGCAGTACGCCGGCGAGGACGGCGTCGAGGTGGAAGGTCTCATCTTCTATCCCATCGACTATCGGGAGGGCGAGCGGTACCCGCTCGTCGTGCAGACGCATGGCGGCCCGCCGTCTTCCGACAAGTTCCGCTTCGCGCGCTCGAGCAACTATGAGACCGTGCTCGCCGCCCGCGGATGGTTCGTCTTCAAGCCCAACTATCGCGGGTCCACCGGGTACGGAGACGACTTCCTGCGCAACATGATCGGCAACTACTTCGACCAGGCCCACAAGGACGTGATGGCCGGCGTGGACTATCTCGTCGACCGCGGACTCGTGGACGGCGACCGCATGGCCAAGATGGGCTGGAGCGCCGGCGGCCACATGACGAACAAGATCATCACGTACACGGACCGCTTCAAAGCCGCGTCCTCGGGCGCGGGGGCCGTGAACTGGATGTCGATGTACGCGCAATCCGACGTCCGCATCTACCGCACACCGTGGTTCGGCGGCACGCCCTGGTCCGAGGACGCCCCGATCGAACAGTACATGGCGGACTCGCCGCTCTTCGATCTCCACAGGGTCGTGACGCCGACCCTAGTCCTCGTCGGGGAGAACGACGAGCGCGTGCCGATGCCGCAGTCCGTCGAACTGTACCAGGGACTGAAGCACAACGGCGTCCCGACCCATCTCTACGTGGCGCCCGAGCAGGGACACGGCTGGGTCGAACTGCAGCAGCGCCTGTTCAAGGCGAACGTCGAACTGGACTGGTACTACCGCTGGGTCCTGGACGAGGAGTACGAGTGGGAAACCTCCCCCGTCCACCCGGACAGGAAAGCGGCCGTCACCACCGCCGGCGGGTAG